A stretch of Labrus mixtus chromosome 7, fLabMix1.1, whole genome shotgun sequence DNA encodes these proteins:
- the LOC132977365 gene encoding axonemal dynein light intermediate polypeptide 1-like — MSRLLGAGQNSNYQIEKDESLLKYDHPVLIRKSTDRKSPKGRPLKVSPQQVGEQSTPVPPPPKSKPTSTDTTKQEAQEILNAILPPREWTEGTQLWVQKVSSAPCTRTDVIDLEELLDIKLYQRQARQTGICPVRRELYSQCFDELIRQVTIRCAESGRLLSRVRDEIQMTIPVCQTLYESGVAFGMRKALQSEQGKVDMEKKITDLDDEKLELKKQLNELKSQCDAIEKQDTESGQIEEKTHEEEIQFLKRSNLQLKTQLQMILTPKK, encoded by the exons atgagtAGGCTACTGGGTGCTGGACAAAA tTCAAATTATCAGATTGAAAAAGATGAATCTCTCCTCAAATACGATCATCCAGTTTTGATCAGGAAAAGCACTGACAGAAAATCACCAAAG GGGCGCCCTTTAAAAGTGAGTCCACAGCAGGTGGGGGAACAGTCTACCCCTGTTCCACCACCTCCAAAATCCAAACCCACCTCTACTGACACCACCAAGCAGGAAGCTCAGGAGATCCTAAACGCCATCCTTCCACCCAG GGAATGGACTGAAGGAACCCAGCTGTGGGTGCAGAAAGTGTCCAGTGCACCTTGTACAAGAACAGATGTTATTGACCTAGAGGAGCTCCTGGACATAAAGCTGTACCAAAGGCAGGCCAGACAGACAGGAATCTGCCCTGTCCGCAGGGAGCTCTATTCTCAGTGCTTTG atGAGCTCATCAGACAGGTGACCATCAGGTGTGCTGAGAGCGGCCGGCTGCTCTCGCGGGTCAGAGATGAGATTCAAATGACTATTCCTGTCTGCCAGACTCTGTATGAAAGCGGTGTGGCCTTTGGTATGAGGAAAGCCCTTCAGTCAGAGCAGGGAAAGGTTGACATGGAGAAAAAA ATTACTGATCTTGACGATGAGAAACTGGAGCTGAAGAAGCAACTGAATGAACTCAAGTCTCAATGTGATGCCATTGAAAAACAAGACACTGAAAGCGGACAGATTGAAGAAAAGACGCACGAGGAAGAGATCCAGTTCCTCAAGAGAAGCAACCTGCAGCTCAAG acCCAACTGCAAATGATCCTCACACCAAAGAAGTAA